Proteins from one Thaumasiovibrio subtropicus genomic window:
- a CDS encoding CHASE3 domain-containing protein, with protein MNFSDFSLKSKLLLGNIITIFLLFVLCAVVWRSIKTMDSTSAMVEHTYKVIDLSNGLVNAMVDQETGLRGFAIGGQKDYLEPYYAGLEHFSRYLSEVKQLTSDNPAQQRRFDGVAADATEWKSYAEKVIALRSDIAEGEAVNQTLRTLIDSGVGKQKMDGIRAFIDQGAYGTLGPRVITAMINMETGLRGFMLNRDEAFLEPYAAGRQEIDRLLRSNTGIMGQLRQRVFQWIEEYAEVAIGLVRDANQYKTMNDLYAFVAKKEGKTFMDGIRAKVEEIVEVEETLMSQRKASADGAGTLALQAIGIGGLVAAIVTFGFGALISKSISVSISKAVDAAHRLSEGDLSFNLKIGNRNNEVGRLLSALQTTASSFREIVGSLDNASNQLTDASDQFGTITSKTSEGAEEQKHMTDQVAVAMNQMSISVQEVARNVVSAAEFARDAHSEAENGLQVIESTKESITSLEAEIQQTSERLTGLAEQANNIGGILDVIRDIADQTNLLALNAAIEAARAGEQGRGFAVVADEVRSLAKRTQDSTSEIQELIERLQHGTTEVVASMEKSAEIVGGSVREANKSGEAFNTISESIAKINDMNTQSANAAEEQSATAEEINKNVVAVNKISDQSAEYAQHGVASSQSLNVLSDDFRAIVGQFKVN; from the coding sequence ATGAATTTTTCTGATTTCTCGCTTAAAAGTAAATTACTCCTCGGTAACATCATTACCATTTTCCTTCTTTTTGTACTTTGTGCCGTGGTTTGGCGATCAATCAAAACCATGGATTCAACGTCCGCAATGGTGGAGCACACTTACAAAGTCATTGATTTATCGAATGGCTTAGTAAACGCCATGGTTGATCAAGAGACAGGTTTGCGTGGTTTTGCTATTGGCGGACAAAAAGACTATTTGGAGCCCTACTATGCGGGTTTAGAGCATTTCTCTCGTTATTTGAGCGAGGTGAAGCAGCTAACCAGTGACAATCCAGCCCAACAACGTCGTTTCGACGGTGTTGCCGCTGACGCTACTGAGTGGAAGTCTTATGCCGAGAAGGTGATCGCCTTACGATCTGATATTGCAGAAGGGGAGGCGGTAAATCAAACCCTGCGCACCTTGATCGATTCTGGGGTCGGTAAACAGAAGATGGATGGGATTAGAGCGTTTATCGACCAAGGCGCCTATGGCACTTTGGGGCCTCGGGTCATCACCGCAATGATCAACATGGAGACAGGGCTGCGTGGCTTTATGCTCAATCGAGACGAAGCATTTTTAGAGCCGTATGCTGCGGGTCGACAAGAGATTGACCGATTGTTGCGCTCGAATACCGGCATTATGGGACAGCTTCGTCAACGCGTGTTTCAGTGGATTGAAGAGTATGCGGAAGTGGCGATTGGTTTGGTCCGTGACGCGAATCAATACAAAACCATGAATGATCTTTATGCCTTTGTTGCCAAAAAAGAAGGCAAGACCTTCATGGACGGGATTCGTGCCAAAGTGGAAGAGATTGTCGAGGTGGAAGAAACCTTGATGAGTCAGCGTAAGGCGAGTGCTGATGGCGCTGGAACGTTAGCGCTTCAGGCGATAGGCATTGGTGGTTTAGTCGCTGCGATAGTGACGTTCGGTTTTGGCGCATTGATTTCAAAGAGTATTTCAGTATCGATATCCAAGGCTGTTGATGCCGCTCATCGTTTGTCAGAAGGGGACTTAAGTTTCAATCTGAAGATAGGTAATCGCAATAATGAGGTTGGTCGGTTACTTTCCGCACTGCAAACGACGGCATCAAGTTTCCGGGAGATTGTTGGCAGTTTAGATAACGCCAGTAATCAGCTCACGGATGCGTCTGATCAGTTCGGTACTATCACGTCAAAGACCAGTGAAGGCGCAGAAGAGCAAAAACACATGACGGATCAGGTTGCCGTTGCGATGAATCAAATGTCGATATCGGTACAAGAGGTCGCTCGAAACGTCGTCAGTGCTGCCGAGTTTGCCCGAGATGCACACTCTGAAGCTGAGAATGGATTGCAGGTGATTGAAAGTACCAAGGAGAGTATCACCTCATTGGAAGCGGAAATTCAGCAGACCTCTGAACGATTAACCGGTCTTGCCGAGCAAGCCAACAATATCGGCGGTATCCTCGATGTGATTCGTGATATTGCGGATCAAACAAACTTATTGGCTTTGAATGCGGCGATTGAGGCGGCGAGGGCGGGTGAACAAGGGCGCGGTTTTGCGGTTGTGGCAGACGAGGTGAGAAGCTTAGCGAAGCGGACTCAGGACTCGACCTCAGAAATTCAAGAGTTGATTGAGCGTTTACAACATGGCACCACAGAAGTGGTGGCGAGTATGGAGAAAAGTGCCGAGATCGTTGGCGGTAGCGTGCGTGAGGCAAATAAATCGGGAGAAGCATTTAACACCATTTCCGAATCGATCGCCAAGATCAATGACATGAATACACAAAGCGCCAACGCAGCGGAAGAGCAAAGCGCCACCGCGGAAGAGATCAACAAAAACGTTGTTGCCGTAAATAAGATTTCTGACCAAAGTGCGGAGTACGCCCAGCATGGCGTTGCATCGAGTCAGTCGCTGAATGTGCTGTCTGATGACTTCCG
- the rluB gene encoding 23S rRNA pseudouridine(2605) synthase RluB yields the protein MSEKIQKVLARAGHGSRREIESMITQGRISIDGKVVKLGDRIESDDVKLRIDGHLVDLPSPTEDICRVMVYNKPEGELCTRNDPEGRRTVFDRLPRMKGGRWVSVGRLDANTSGLLLFTTDGELANRLMHPSRTVEREYLVRVFGDVNEEMVRNLVNGVELEDGMARFEDVVYAGGEGNQHTFYVVINEGRNREVRRLWDSQGVTVSRLKRVRYGDIFLTKDLPRGGWMELELPEVNKLRESVELAPETESVITVEQRKRKPKAQKIRRAVRRHEERAEEERGGRRQRRGGKPANKPAGGSRQQNNRRPSKPRSRK from the coding sequence ATGAGCGAAAAAATTCAGAAAGTATTAGCGCGGGCCGGCCATGGGTCTCGCCGTGAAATTGAGTCAATGATTACGCAAGGACGTATCAGCATTGACGGTAAGGTCGTTAAACTTGGCGATCGTATCGAATCTGATGACGTAAAATTACGCATCGATGGTCACCTTGTTGACCTCCCATCTCCAACTGAAGATATCTGTCGAGTGATGGTATACAACAAGCCGGAAGGGGAGCTGTGTACACGTAACGACCCAGAAGGGCGTCGTACGGTTTTTGATCGTCTACCACGAATGAAAGGTGGCCGTTGGGTGTCTGTTGGTCGTCTTGATGCGAACACCTCAGGCTTATTGTTGTTTACGACGGATGGTGAGCTTGCAAATCGTTTGATGCACCCAAGCCGAACCGTTGAGCGTGAATACCTTGTGCGCGTCTTTGGTGACGTAAACGAAGAGATGGTACGTAACCTCGTCAATGGCGTTGAGCTTGAAGACGGTATGGCCCGTTTCGAAGACGTGGTTTATGCCGGTGGTGAAGGTAATCAACATACATTCTATGTTGTGATCAATGAAGGTCGTAACCGTGAAGTACGTCGTTTATGGGACTCTCAAGGCGTGACCGTAAGTCGACTGAAGCGTGTGCGTTACGGCGATATCTTCCTGACGAAAGATCTCCCTCGCGGCGGCTGGATGGAGCTAGAACTACCTGAAGTGAACAAGCTACGCGAATCTGTAGAGCTTGCGCCAGAGACGGAATCTGTCATCACTGTTGAACAGCGAAAGCGTAAGCCTAAAGCGCAGAAAATTCGCCGTGCGGTACGTCGTCATGAAGAGCGTGCTGAGGAAGAGCGTGGTGGACGTCGTCAGCGTCGTGGTGGTAAACCTGCGAATAAACCTGCTGGTGGTAGCCGCCAGCAAAATAATCGTCGCCCATCTAAGCCTCGTTCGCGAAAGTGA